The following are from one region of the Rhodopirellula sp. P2 genome:
- a CDS encoding cytochrome c, with product MPSKSLRRSKSLTCLAGAFAIAAGSTFFGGCSEPKPVAFEPNLVHAMKYELKEGIEMEQASKDAFWIVTEMFGTPDQPKLPAAAMEDEDFASLVSLDNLMMASGPADAEGRGLYQKQCAICHGISGDGRGSSSAILNPYPRDYRKGVFKFKSTERGEKPTREDLATLIKNGIQGTAMVALPKLTDEQIEDHIGKAIDTLSGEEVEAVNQEVIDQQTEALTDYVIYLSWRGELERTLLDDAIFELDLEGGDRIINPAHKNSTDEEEKELFDEGWEIAEDYALEIADAWLAAPDAVVEVPEPPADLPVPDNYEEFVAFQSGDQAETLAESVKRGQELYVGKIALCSKCHGVKGLGDGQTTDFDDWTKEWTLGIGIKPENRDQLIPLLARGALPPLNASPRNFTTGLFHGGGTANDLYIRITQGIEGSPMPAATFVEGEFEEDDVWHLINFLRSLQTPPEPEEEPTEEPKPTEVAAR from the coding sequence ATGCCGTCCAAATCTCTTCGTCGTTCGAAATCCCTCACTTGTTTGGCTGGGGCGTTCGCGATCGCGGCCGGGTCGACGTTCTTTGGCGGTTGCAGCGAGCCGAAGCCGGTGGCGTTCGAGCCCAATCTCGTGCATGCGATGAAGTACGAGTTGAAAGAGGGCATCGAGATGGAACAAGCGTCCAAGGATGCGTTCTGGATCGTGACCGAGATGTTTGGGACTCCCGACCAGCCCAAGTTGCCAGCAGCGGCGATGGAAGACGAAGACTTTGCGAGCTTGGTCTCACTGGACAATCTGATGATGGCTTCGGGCCCCGCGGACGCGGAAGGTCGAGGGCTCTATCAAAAACAATGTGCGATCTGTCACGGCATCAGCGGCGATGGACGTGGTTCGTCCTCTGCAATTTTGAATCCGTATCCTCGGGATTACCGCAAGGGTGTCTTCAAATTCAAATCGACCGAACGGGGCGAGAAACCCACCCGAGAAGACTTGGCGACGTTGATCAAAAACGGCATCCAAGGCACCGCGATGGTGGCTTTGCCAAAGCTGACTGACGAGCAGATCGAGGACCACATCGGCAAAGCGATCGACACGCTGAGCGGTGAAGAAGTCGAGGCGGTCAACCAAGAAGTGATCGACCAGCAAACCGAAGCGTTGACCGATTACGTGATCTACCTGTCTTGGCGCGGCGAGTTGGAACGAACTCTGCTCGACGACGCGATCTTCGAGTTGGACTTGGAAGGTGGTGATCGGATCATCAACCCGGCTCACAAAAATTCCACCGACGAAGAAGAAAAGGAATTGTTCGACGAAGGCTGGGAGATCGCCGAAGACTACGCGTTGGAGATTGCTGACGCTTGGTTGGCAGCTCCCGACGCGGTTGTCGAAGTTCCCGAGCCACCTGCAGACCTGCCTGTCCCGGACAACTATGAAGAGTTCGTTGCATTCCAAAGCGGCGACCAGGCCGAAACCTTGGCCGAATCCGTCAAGCGAGGGCAAGAGCTGTATGTCGGCAAGATCGCTTTGTGCAGCAAGTGCCACGGCGTGAAAGGGTTGGGCGATGGGCAAACCACCGACTTCGACGATTGGACCAAGGAATGGACGCTCGGCATCGGGATCAAGCCTGAGAACCGTGATCAGTTGATTCCTTTGCTCGCCCGTGGTGCGTTGCCGCCACTGAATGCCTCGCCACGAAACTTCACCACTGGATTGTTCCACGGGGGTGGGACCGCGAATGATTTGTACATTCGAATCACGCAGGGCATCGAGGGGTCACCGATGCCTGCGGCTACCTTTGTGGAAGGTGAATTCGAAGAGGACGATGTGTGGCACCTGATCAACTTCCTGCGTTCGCTGCAGACGCCACCGGAACCGGAAGAAGAACCCACCGAAGAGCCCAAGCCCACCGAAGTGGCCGCTCGGTAA
- a CDS encoding aspartate kinase has translation MSLIVQKFGGTSVADTEKIRAAARKAIRAQKAGHRVVMVVSAMGKNTDTLLDLASQISDEPPAREMDMLLSTGEQVSVALVAMAIHNMGSKAVSLTGGQIGLKTDNSFSKARIQSIDTGRIERLLDAGNIVVAAGFQGIDDDLNITTLGRGGSDTTAVALAAVLGADACEINTDVDGVYTTDPRLLAEARRVDVISYDEMLELASLGAGVMHSRSIEFAKKFEVPIHVRSSFSDQDGTMIVAQPESETAPVSGAALTRDEARVTVLGVPDVPGMSQKIFSAIAEQKVAVDMVVQNVGTSGKADVSFTVAGGELKKTLAALEGTLASLGADGVTHDDQVSKVSVVGLGMAHQKAVAASMFRALAEAEVNIHMITTSEIKISCLVPRDQANTALRAVHEAFTLDQRPSDAKTWNEIKASHAKEADVADVVSRLQNDALEALTLTDISIVPDQARVTLDGVPDQVGVAADIFEQIGEAGIFIDMIVQGYDGEHGSTSVSFTVEQADVEAATKVARAICDKHQMRDVRGASGITKLSVSGIGLRSHTQVGTVLFEQLASAGINVEMIATSELQVNVVIQSDQAGDAAARLKQAFAEALH, from the coding sequence ATGTCCCTGATCGTTCAAAAATTTGGCGGCACGTCGGTTGCCGACACTGAAAAGATTCGTGCTGCCGCGCGGAAGGCTATTCGTGCCCAAAAAGCCGGCCATCGAGTCGTGATGGTTGTCAGCGCGATGGGCAAAAACACGGACACGCTGCTGGACCTGGCCTCGCAAATCAGCGATGAACCACCGGCGCGTGAAATGGACATGCTGCTCAGCACCGGCGAACAGGTCAGCGTGGCGTTGGTTGCGATGGCCATCCACAACATGGGATCGAAAGCGGTCAGCCTGACCGGCGGGCAAATCGGCCTGAAGACCGACAACAGCTTCAGCAAGGCTCGCATTCAATCGATCGACACCGGTCGCATCGAACGCTTGCTCGACGCTGGCAACATCGTCGTCGCGGCGGGTTTCCAAGGCATCGACGACGACTTGAACATCACGACGCTCGGTCGGGGCGGCAGCGACACCACCGCGGTGGCTTTGGCGGCCGTGCTGGGCGCGGATGCTTGCGAAATCAACACGGACGTCGATGGTGTTTACACCACCGACCCCAGACTGCTGGCAGAAGCCCGCCGGGTGGATGTGATCAGCTACGACGAAATGCTGGAACTCGCTTCCCTGGGTGCCGGCGTGATGCACTCCCGATCCATCGAATTCGCCAAGAAATTCGAGGTGCCGATCCACGTCCGCAGCAGTTTCTCGGATCAAGACGGCACGATGATCGTCGCCCAGCCCGAATCAGAAACCGCTCCCGTCTCAGGCGCGGCGTTGACCCGCGACGAGGCTCGCGTGACCGTGCTGGGCGTGCCCGACGTTCCTGGCATGAGCCAAAAAATCTTCTCGGCCATCGCTGAGCAGAAGGTGGCCGTCGACATGGTCGTCCAAAACGTCGGCACCTCTGGCAAGGCCGATGTGTCGTTCACGGTCGCGGGCGGCGAACTCAAAAAAACCCTCGCAGCACTCGAGGGAACCCTGGCGTCGCTCGGTGCCGATGGCGTGACCCACGACGATCAAGTCTCCAAGGTCAGCGTCGTTGGGCTGGGGATGGCCCATCAAAAAGCCGTCGCTGCCAGCATGTTCCGAGCCCTGGCCGAGGCCGAGGTGAACATCCACATGATCACAACCAGTGAGATCAAAATCTCCTGCTTGGTTCCTCGTGATCAAGCCAACACGGCCCTGCGTGCGGTGCACGAAGCGTTCACACTGGATCAACGGCCCAGCGACGCAAAGACTTGGAACGAAATCAAAGCCAGCCATGCCAAAGAAGCTGATGTGGCCGACGTTGTCTCTCGCTTGCAAAACGACGCGTTGGAAGCGCTCACACTGACCGACATTTCGATCGTTCCCGATCAAGCCCGCGTGACACTCGATGGGGTCCCGGACCAAGTCGGTGTGGCAGCCGACATCTTTGAACAGATTGGCGAAGCCGGCATCTTCATCGACATGATCGTGCAAGGCTACGACGGCGAACACGGCAGCACCAGCGTCAGCTTCACCGTCGAACAAGCCGACGTGGAAGCCGCCACAAAGGTCGCTCGAGCGATCTGTGACAAACATCAAATGCGAGACGTTCGCGGTGCTTCCGGAATCACCAAGCTCAGTGTCAGCGGCATCGGGCTGCGAAGCCACACGCAAGTCGGCACGGTGCTGTTCGAGCAACTGGCCAGCGCCGGCATCAATGTTGAGATGATCGCGACAAGTGAACTGCAAGTGAACGTGGTCATCCAAAGCGATCAAGCTGGCGACGCTGCCGCAAGGCTGAAACAAGCCTTCGCCGAAGCCCTGCACTGA
- a CDS encoding cofactor-independent phosphoglycerate mutase, with translation MKYVLIIPDGCADEPLESLNGRTPLQAANLPAMDQIASLGRVGVTDNTPIDFPAGSEIANLCLLGYDPNVCFTGRAPLEAAAQGIELGPQDCAVRCNLVTIRDQTMIDFTADHISTEEATTLLADLSKELFSENGPLGDADLASRLEFVPGVSYRNLMLYRGDADHPSPFTNATRSSAPHDLTDLSVMDDFPRGPGSQILVDLMNASAEILAKHPINVARKAAGKDVATHVWLWSSGGAPQLSTFEERYGIRGVMITAVDLLRGIGALAGWPRIEVEGATGYLDTNYAGKGEAAIQALADYDFVCVHIEAPDEASHEGNVEAKIEALQQIDQHIVAPLWEALSKHDEHRMLILPDHPTFCRTKKHTHGPVPLTMAGTGIETDSATTFDEIAAKASGWVFDPGWTMMDAYIQKG, from the coding sequence ATGAAATATGTCCTGATTATCCCCGACGGCTGTGCCGACGAACCGCTCGAATCACTGAACGGACGCACACCTCTGCAAGCCGCGAACCTGCCAGCGATGGACCAAATCGCATCGCTGGGCCGCGTTGGCGTGACCGACAACACCCCGATTGATTTCCCTGCTGGCAGCGAAATCGCCAATCTGTGCCTGCTGGGTTACGACCCCAATGTGTGCTTCACCGGCCGAGCTCCCTTGGAAGCCGCCGCGCAGGGCATCGAATTGGGCCCTCAGGATTGCGCCGTGCGATGCAATTTGGTCACCATTCGCGACCAGACGATGATCGACTTCACCGCCGATCACATCAGCACCGAAGAAGCCACCACGCTGCTCGCGGATTTGTCGAAGGAACTGTTCAGCGAAAACGGACCGCTGGGTGACGCTGACCTGGCCAGCCGGTTGGAATTTGTCCCCGGGGTCAGCTATCGGAACCTGATGCTGTATCGCGGCGACGCGGATCACCCCTCGCCGTTCACCAACGCGACACGATCGAGTGCCCCGCACGATTTGACCGACCTCAGCGTGATGGACGATTTCCCGCGTGGTCCCGGCAGCCAGATCTTGGTTGACCTGATGAACGCGTCAGCGGAAATCCTGGCCAAGCACCCGATCAACGTCGCTCGCAAAGCGGCCGGCAAAGACGTCGCGACCCACGTTTGGTTGTGGAGTTCCGGCGGCGCGCCTCAATTGTCGACGTTTGAGGAACGCTACGGCATTCGCGGCGTGATGATCACCGCAGTCGACTTGCTGCGCGGCATCGGTGCCCTCGCCGGTTGGCCTCGAATCGAAGTCGAAGGTGCCACCGGGTACCTCGACACGAACTACGCTGGAAAAGGCGAAGCGGCAATCCAAGCTCTCGCGGACTATGATTTTGTCTGCGTCCACATCGAAGCCCCCGACGAAGCCTCTCACGAGGGCAACGTCGAAGCCAAGATCGAAGCGCTGCAGCAAATCGACCAGCACATCGTTGCCCCGCTTTGGGAAGCGCTTTCCAAGCACGACGAACACCGCATGTTGATCTTGCCCGATCACCCCACGTTCTGCCGGACCAAGAAACACACGCACGGCCCCGTGCCCCTGACGATGGCCGGCACCGGCATCGAAACCGACTCCGCGACGACCTTTGACGAGATCGCCGCGAAGGCATCCGGATGGGTGTTCGATCCCGGTTGGACGATGATGGACGCCTACATTCAGAAAGGCTGA
- a CDS encoding acyltransferase family protein: protein MRSSADVRHLARAVRKGRDVSRAVAVTDETGQDAGGSGASESASSLKPHRRILELDALRAMAAINLVLFHFTHVYAVKFGFSSPLGGEWPYGAYGVELFFILSGFVNSMSLMRRGKPTDFVAARLIRIVPLFLMVIFANLWIVTFAPLNGQPISTEQFLANLTLMPRVFGYECIDPVMWTLQVEMMFYFVLVTLFCKGYLQRYFVGWGSLLAASLVLCPALDAAQASYGDTSVFAALTAVRHLLVLDFAPLFAIGFLLYMIKTGVGAKWQNLLGIVVAAGVFHSIDHGKHNPAATALIIGLVTMAAYGKIPVLRLKPFVAISSISYALYLCHNNLGCTLLHAFDQAGLPPILCLAIVVGFSFALAWMVTVWIEQPITKALRRLYANVSERVRRPAVAEPAAG from the coding sequence GTGAGAAGTTCCGCTGACGTCCGCCATTTGGCTCGCGCTGTCCGCAAGGGACGCGACGTGTCGCGGGCTGTGGCCGTGACAGATGAGACCGGGCAAGACGCTGGTGGGTCTGGTGCCAGTGAGTCTGCATCGTCGCTGAAGCCGCATCGTCGGATTCTGGAGCTCGACGCGTTGCGTGCGATGGCAGCGATCAATTTGGTGCTGTTTCACTTCACGCACGTTTACGCAGTCAAATTCGGCTTCTCCAGTCCGCTGGGCGGGGAATGGCCTTACGGTGCTTATGGCGTCGAGCTGTTCTTCATTCTCAGCGGTTTCGTCAACAGCATGTCGCTGATGCGTCGTGGCAAGCCCACCGATTTCGTGGCCGCTCGACTGATCCGAATCGTGCCGCTGTTCCTGATGGTGATTTTCGCAAACCTTTGGATTGTGACGTTTGCTCCGCTCAACGGCCAGCCGATTTCGACGGAGCAGTTTCTGGCCAATTTGACCTTGATGCCGCGAGTCTTTGGCTATGAGTGCATCGATCCGGTGATGTGGACGCTGCAGGTCGAGATGATGTTCTACTTCGTCTTGGTGACGCTGTTCTGCAAAGGCTACTTGCAACGCTACTTCGTCGGCTGGGGGTCATTGTTGGCCGCTTCGTTGGTGCTGTGTCCCGCCTTGGATGCGGCCCAGGCCAGCTATGGTGACACGTCTGTGTTCGCTGCTCTGACCGCGGTCAGGCACCTGTTGGTGCTCGACTTCGCGCCGCTGTTCGCGATCGGTTTCTTGCTGTACATGATCAAGACCGGCGTCGGGGCGAAGTGGCAGAACCTGCTGGGCATCGTGGTGGCCGCGGGGGTCTTCCACAGCATCGATCACGGCAAACACAACCCGGCTGCAACGGCACTGATCATCGGCTTGGTCACGATGGCCGCCTACGGAAAAATTCCTGTCTTGCGGCTGAAACCTTTTGTGGCGATCAGTTCGATCTCGTACGCGTTGTACCTGTGTCACAACAACCTGGGCTGCACCTTGCTGCACGCCTTTGATCAAGCCGGCCTGCCACCGATCTTGTGTTTGGCGATTGTGGTTGGGTTCTCGTTCGCGTTGGCCTGGATGGTCACGGTTTGGATTGAGCAACCGATCACGAAGGCACTGCGTCGGCTATACGCCAATGTGTCCGAGCGAGTCCGCCGACCAGCGGTCGCGGAACCTGCCGCTGGCTGA
- the leuS gene encoding leucine--tRNA ligase encodes MVRYNPNEIEPRWQAYWDEHHTFATPEKIGQKKRYVLDMFPYPSGDGLHVGHPEGYTATDIVSRFARARGEAVLHPMGFDAFGLPAEEHAIKTGEHPRVQTQRNIDNFTRQLKMLGFSYDWDRVLATTDEEYFRWTQWIFGVLYDTWFDREQQKGRPIAELPIPAEVTAKGELAIEQYRDSNRLAYLDDALVNWCPKLGTVLANEEVVDGKSEVGGHPVKRIPLRQWMLRITDYAERLLDGLANVDWPSGIKKLQADWIGRSTGGEVDFYLQRGAVGDDTGPFVAFKRARETEGFPTDPGKDCLRVYTTRPDTLFGATYMVVAPEHPLIDVLVKPEQKAEVDAYREKASFKSDRERTDGDRAKTGVFTGSHAINPADGRSIPIWIADYVLAGYGTGAIMAVPAHDERDFEFAVAFDLPVIPVVDPPADHKQRDEILAGKACFAAEGVAINSGEYDGKTTAEVKAALTAELAKQGLACEAVNYKLRDWLFSRQRFWGEPFPVLHEIDSEGNATGVRRLVPDDQLPVTLPELADFKPHGRPEPPLAKADDDWLIVELDGKRYRRETNTMPQWAGSCWYYLRYIDPKNSDALIDPQKEKDWMPVDLYVGGAEHAVLHLLYSRFWHKVLFDRGHVSCPEPFGKLVNQGMILGEVEFTSFVDPSGKHVSTKNVKKDAEGNRVSKATGEQVEIVSLTEEEVVKKGEGFVLASDASIKVDSRAFKMSKSRGNVVNPDSVVRDYGADSLRLYEMFMGPLEATKPWAMNGVGGVRSFLDRVWRMIIDEPEDELQLSAAVVDTPCDEEQLRVLHQTIRKVTEDNEAMSFNTAIAKMMEFTNHFTRCETRPREAMESFLILLAPYAPHLCEELWKHLGHNESISLQPWPQWDEAALVQSSIEIPVQINGKLKAKISLSPDAKPNEMGEAALADPAVQNAIGDKKVVKTIAVPGRMVNLVVK; translated from the coding sequence ATGGTCCGCTACAACCCCAACGAAATTGAACCTCGCTGGCAAGCCTACTGGGACGAACACCACACCTTCGCCACGCCGGAAAAAATCGGCCAGAAGAAACGCTACGTGCTGGACATGTTCCCCTACCCCAGCGGCGACGGGCTGCATGTTGGACACCCCGAAGGCTACACGGCGACGGACATCGTCTCACGCTTCGCACGGGCTCGCGGGGAAGCGGTTTTGCACCCGATGGGATTCGATGCGTTTGGGTTGCCCGCGGAAGAACACGCGATCAAGACCGGCGAGCATCCCCGCGTCCAAACCCAACGCAACATCGACAACTTCACTCGTCAATTGAAGATGCTCGGTTTCAGCTACGACTGGGACCGCGTCTTGGCGACCACGGACGAAGAGTACTTCCGCTGGACGCAGTGGATCTTCGGGGTGCTGTACGACACTTGGTTTGATCGCGAACAACAAAAAGGCCGCCCTATCGCGGAGCTGCCGATCCCTGCGGAGGTCACCGCCAAAGGCGAATTGGCAATCGAGCAGTATCGCGACTCGAACCGTTTGGCTTACCTGGATGACGCCTTGGTGAACTGGTGCCCGAAACTGGGCACCGTGCTGGCCAACGAAGAAGTGGTCGATGGCAAGAGCGAAGTCGGTGGGCACCCGGTCAAGCGGATCCCGCTGCGGCAATGGATGTTGCGGATCACGGATTACGCCGAACGATTGCTGGACGGATTGGCAAACGTGGATTGGCCCTCCGGGATCAAGAAACTGCAAGCCGACTGGATCGGTCGCAGCACCGGTGGCGAAGTCGATTTCTACTTGCAACGCGGAGCCGTGGGTGATGACACTGGCCCCTTCGTCGCCTTCAAACGGGCACGCGAAACCGAAGGCTTTCCAACCGATCCTGGCAAGGACTGCTTGCGTGTCTACACGACTCGGCCTGACACCTTGTTCGGAGCGACCTACATGGTCGTCGCGCCCGAGCACCCCTTGATCGATGTGCTGGTCAAACCCGAACAGAAAGCCGAAGTCGACGCGTATCGCGAGAAGGCTTCGTTCAAAAGTGACCGCGAACGAACCGATGGCGATCGAGCCAAAACGGGAGTGTTCACCGGTTCCCACGCGATCAACCCCGCGGACGGACGCAGCATCCCAATTTGGATCGCCGACTATGTTTTGGCAGGGTATGGAACCGGCGCGATCATGGCCGTTCCCGCTCACGACGAACGGGATTTTGAATTCGCCGTGGCGTTTGATTTGCCTGTGATCCCCGTTGTCGATCCACCAGCGGATCACAAACAACGCGACGAAATCTTGGCGGGCAAAGCTTGCTTCGCCGCAGAAGGCGTTGCGATCAACAGCGGTGAGTACGACGGCAAAACGACCGCGGAAGTCAAAGCCGCTTTGACCGCCGAATTGGCCAAACAAGGCCTGGCATGCGAAGCCGTCAATTACAAGCTGCGGGATTGGTTGTTCAGTCGACAACGTTTCTGGGGCGAGCCCTTCCCCGTCCTGCACGAGATCGATTCCGAAGGCAATGCGACCGGCGTGCGCCGCTTGGTTCCGGATGATCAATTGCCCGTGACGTTGCCAGAACTGGCCGACTTCAAACCCCACGGTCGCCCTGAGCCACCGCTCGCAAAAGCCGACGACGATTGGTTGATCGTGGAACTGGACGGCAAACGCTACCGCCGCGAAACCAACACGATGCCGCAGTGGGCCGGTTCCTGCTGGTACTACCTGCGGTACATCGACCCCAAGAACAGCGACGCATTGATCGATCCGCAAAAGGAAAAGGACTGGATGCCGGTCGACTTGTATGTCGGCGGTGCCGAGCACGCTGTGTTGCACTTGCTGTACTCACGGTTCTGGCACAAGGTCCTGTTCGACCGCGGCCATGTGTCTTGCCCCGAACCGTTTGGCAAACTCGTCAACCAAGGCATGATTCTCGGCGAAGTGGAATTCACCAGTTTCGTGGATCCGTCCGGCAAACACGTCTCCACCAAAAACGTCAAGAAAGACGCCGAGGGCAACCGTGTCAGCAAAGCCACTGGCGAACAGGTCGAGATCGTTTCCTTGACCGAAGAAGAAGTCGTCAAGAAAGGCGAAGGCTTTGTCCTGGCTTCCGATGCCTCGATCAAGGTCGATAGCCGCGCGTTCAAGATGAGCAAGAGTCGCGGCAACGTGGTCAACCCTGACTCGGTCGTTCGCGACTACGGAGCGGACTCGTTGCGTTTGTACGAGATGTTCATGGGCCCACTGGAGGCGACCAAGCCTTGGGCGATGAATGGCGTCGGTGGCGTTCGCAGCTTCTTGGATCGCGTCTGGCGGATGATCATCGACGAGCCCGAAGACGAGCTGCAGCTTTCCGCCGCGGTGGTGGACACGCCCTGCGACGAAGAGCAACTTCGCGTGCTGCACCAAACGATTCGGAAGGTGACCGAAGACAACGAAGCGATGAGTTTCAACACCGCGATTGCGAAGATGATGGAATTCACGAATCACTTCACCCGTTGCGAAACGCGACCACGGGAAGCGATGGAATCGTTCCTGATCCTGCTGGCTCCCTACGCACCTCACCTGTGCGAAGAATTGTGGAAGCACCTGGGGCACAACGAATCGATTTCGCTGCAGCCGTGGCCGCAGTGGGACGAAGCCGCGTTGGTCCAGTCCAGCATCGAAATCCCGGTTCAGATCAACGGCAAGTTGAAAGCGAAGATCTCGTTGTCACCGGATGCGAAACCGAACGAGATGGGCGAAGCAGCGCTGGCGGATCCCGCGGTTCAAAACGCGATCGGCGACAAGAAGGTCGTCAAGACGATCGCCGTTCCCGGCCGCATGGTGAACCTGGTCGTCAAGTGA
- a CDS encoding phosphoribosylanthranilate isomerase has protein sequence MRSVHDVRSVADAGADAVGLNFYEPSVRSLNPDAEETILINAAAREAGLTRVGLFVNHELAFIQRVTDSLQLDWIQLHGDEPASLAEDLIRSGGRVLRAIRLPRGKLEPGQIEAAIGEWNDVGVSCLLDADAGASFGGGGQPLDWPSIRAWADRRDESAAGWVLAGGLNPENVAEAIQISGATRVDVASGVEQPKGQKNAEKIRQFVAAVRRGGEAL, from the coding sequence ATGCGAAGCGTGCATGATGTGCGATCGGTTGCCGATGCTGGAGCCGACGCGGTGGGATTGAACTTCTACGAACCCAGCGTCCGATCGCTCAACCCCGATGCGGAGGAAACGATCCTGATCAATGCAGCGGCTCGCGAAGCGGGGCTGACGCGAGTTGGATTGTTCGTCAACCATGAGTTGGCTTTCATTCAGCGGGTGACCGACTCGTTGCAACTTGATTGGATCCAGTTGCATGGCGATGAACCCGCGTCACTGGCCGAGGATCTGATCCGAAGTGGCGGGCGAGTCCTGAGAGCGATCCGGTTGCCGCGCGGGAAACTCGAGCCCGGCCAGATTGAGGCTGCCATCGGGGAGTGGAATGACGTGGGCGTTTCTTGCTTGCTCGACGCGGACGCGGGAGCCTCGTTTGGCGGAGGTGGCCAGCCGCTGGATTGGCCGAGCATTCGAGCGTGGGCGGATCGCCGCGATGAGTCAGCGGCGGGGTGGGTGCTGGCCGGCGGCCTGAATCCCGAGAACGTCGCGGAGGCGATTCAAATCAGCGGAGCGACCCGTGTCGATGTCGCCAGCGGTGTGGAGCAGCCCAAGGGGCAGAAAAACGCCGAGAAAATCCGCCAATTCGTCGCAGCCGTTCGGCGGGGTGGGGAAGCTCTGTGA
- a CDS encoding efflux RND transporter periplasmic adaptor subunit, producing MKAFLRALAGPAVVIALAIAAWAFRDRLFSTPGLLVETSAESTGEGIEKQTVLEISEQARKNLALVSKAARPQDYWRTVVIPGEVADRPGLSDRGVTSPAVGVVTAIHAFPGDTMQPGDPLFTLRLFSEYLQATQTQLFKARQETAIVQAEIDRLSGAVSTGAVSRSKMIELESEISRQRTLIQAARQELLTRGLTPDQVAQIEAGTFVSTVDVVAPPVQELSIALSSETRQEFRQSGEPKVLATSATSTTEDQGIAYEVQELSVVLGQQVQAGQLLVNLSNHQMLYVVGHAFKREAAFLEQAAQEKRPIEVEFAEDEMGRWPEHKQTFKIRHLANSIDTNSRTFDFFVPLTNQSRMYGDHDRAFLVWRFRPGQRARIHVPVEKFDGVFVLPHDAVVREGPEAYVFRQNGDLFKQIPVHVLHEDRRSIVIANDGSILSGAYLAQGSAASLNRVLKSQSASGKEPGVHVHADGTTHAAH from the coding sequence ATGAAAGCCTTCCTGCGCGCTTTGGCAGGCCCGGCGGTTGTGATTGCGTTGGCAATCGCTGCTTGGGCCTTCCGTGACCGGCTGTTTTCAACACCCGGCCTTCTCGTGGAAACCTCCGCCGAATCAACCGGTGAGGGGATCGAGAAACAGACGGTCCTCGAAATCAGTGAACAAGCTCGTAAGAATCTAGCGCTCGTTTCCAAGGCTGCTCGTCCGCAGGACTATTGGCGGACGGTGGTGATTCCGGGCGAGGTCGCAGACCGTCCGGGACTTTCGGATCGTGGCGTGACGTCGCCTGCGGTCGGCGTCGTGACAGCGATTCACGCATTTCCTGGCGATACGATGCAGCCCGGCGATCCGCTGTTCACACTGCGGCTATTCAGCGAATACTTGCAGGCAACGCAAACGCAGTTGTTCAAGGCGAGGCAGGAAACGGCGATCGTTCAGGCGGAGATCGATCGGCTGTCGGGTGCTGTCAGTACTGGGGCCGTCTCGCGTTCCAAGATGATTGAGTTGGAAAGTGAAATCAGTCGCCAAAGGACGCTGATTCAAGCGGCCCGACAAGAACTGCTCACTCGCGGACTGACGCCCGATCAGGTGGCTCAAATCGAAGCGGGGACATTTGTTTCAACCGTCGACGTCGTGGCTCCGCCTGTGCAGGAATTGTCGATCGCTCTGAGTAGCGAAACTCGCCAAGAGTTTCGGCAATCGGGCGAGCCGAAAGTCTTGGCGACTTCCGCTACGTCGACTACCGAAGATCAAGGGATTGCCTACGAGGTTCAGGAGCTCTCGGTCGTGCTTGGCCAGCAAGTGCAAGCAGGCCAGTTGCTGGTGAATCTGTCGAATCACCAAATGCTCTATGTCGTTGGTCACGCCTTCAAACGCGAAGCCGCTTTTCTGGAGCAAGCCGCGCAGGAAAAGCGTCCCATTGAAGTTGAGTTTGCTGAAGACGAAATGGGGCGTTGGCCCGAACACAAGCAGACGTTCAAGATTCGGCACCTCGCAAACTCAATCGACACCAACAGTCGAACGTTCGATTTCTTCGTTCCGTTGACGAACCAATCTCGTATGTACGGTGACCATGACCGGGCGTTCCTGGTTTGGCGTTTTCGACCAGGGCAACGGGCTCGTATCCACGTTCCGGTTGAAAAATTCGATGGCGTGTTCGTGTTGCCCCACGACGCGGTTGTTCGCGAAGGACCAGAGGCGTACGTGTTTCGGCAGAACGGCGACCTGTTCAAACAGATTCCAGTTCACGTGCTTCACGAAGATCGCCGCTCGATCGTCATCGCCAACGATGGCAGCATCCTGAGTGGAGCGTACTTGGCGCAAGGTTCGGCAGCATCGCTCAACCGAGTATTGAAATCTCAATCCGCCAGCGGCAAAGAGCCCGGCGTCCACGTCCACGCGGACGGCACTACTCACGCGGCTCACTGA